In Salvia miltiorrhiza cultivar Shanhuang (shh) chromosome 4, IMPLAD_Smil_shh, whole genome shotgun sequence, the DNA window agtttatatattttcaatctAAGTGATGTGATTTTAAATAGATGTCACTGCAAATGCTTTAATGTCATTGGAAGCCACTAGCTTATTTCCACTAGATATTCAACATTGCTGACCGACATCAACTTTTATCCAATCATCCAGCTGTCACTGCAAAAGCTTAATTATTGTCTTTTGAGCCTACATTATTGACCGAcaaaaatttcaattatttctgtTGCTCATTTGCTATACCACGTGAATGACATTTGATTCCACTAAAGTATTAATTGGTGTAGGACAAATGATAGTGGGAtgaaataaagaataaattatTGTGGTTGGACACTACCTTGGATTCCAATAACTACTCCACCAGCTATTTCTATATATCCATAGTCACAAGTAATTGAAATCATCACAACCAAAGCTTTCCCACACATACATTTGCTTGATCAGTTCGTTAGTATTTAGCCACCAAAATCTAAAATGGTATTAAATGAAAACTTTGATGATCAGTCCTAGCTTTGATCTTTTCGATTTCACCGAATTTGATGAAATTCATGAAAACCTAGAATAATGAACAAACTCGTTGCTACAGACaggttttttcaaaaaaatcgtGATGCGACTGGTCGTTTAGGTATGTCTTCGATTCAAAAATGTACTGTAGCAATGATAATATTGGCATACGGAACAGGAGTAGACTTGCACGATGAATACATTCGAATGAGCGCACAAACTATAAGAAAATCAGTTGAAAAATTCGTACAAGGTGTAGTTTCCAACTTGGGTGAGGAGTACCTCAGAAGGCCAATCGAAGATGATCTTGCTTATCTATTGTATGTCGGTGATCAACGCGATTTTTCTGATATGCTTGGTAGtattgattgcatgcattgggaaTGAAAAAATATACAGGAATAAGTGGTAAGACAACAATCATTTTGGAAGTTGTTGCATCTCAAGACTTATGGATCTGTCACGCATTTTTTAGAACTCTATGTTCAAGAAATGATATCAACGTGCTTGAACAATCTCCcgttttcaaatatatattggAAGGTCGAGCACCAAAGGTTAGTTATGTGGTAAATGACCATGAAAAGAATAATTGGATATTATCTCACTGATGGTATATATCCTTCATAGGCAACATTTGTGAAATCTGTTAATGGTCCACAAACTCGAAAGCATCAACTGTTTGCTCAACATCAAGAGGCTGCTCGAAAAGATGTTGAGCGATCGTTTGGAGTTTTACAAGCCCGTTTCAATTTTATCAAACGACCATGTCTCATGTGGGATCGTGATATGATGGGAAAAGTAATGCTTGCTTGCATTACTATGCACAATATGATTGTGGAAGACGAGCGGCACACTTGCCTAAATTACTGTGATCCTAAAGAATTTATGGAAGTTAGAATGTTTAATAGCCAAAGTGGAGATGTTGAAGCTAATGATGATcccaattttaaattttcaacagAACGGATTGCAAGTCTAGCTAGCAATATGAGGAACAAAGTACAACTTCGTAACATGGAAGCTCACAATGCTCTAAAAAACGACTTGATCGAACATATTTGGCAAAAGTTTGGCCCTGAAAATTGAATGTGTAATTTTTCGCATATGTGTTTGAAACACAATTTGTTTGTTTGTAATTTCGTATTGCtatgtttttaatttagtttgtgatttgttgataatgatctttttaatttattgctcaattttttttgatattttagcattttttattaacatataataataataataattattattatatattattattattattattattattattattattattatatgtaatttttatACTTAAAGAAATATAATAATCTTATAAAATGTTGTGGTTGGATGGTTGGAGTGGTCATTAATAAATCTCTCAAAATGTGTGTGGTTGGGTTGGAATGGATATTggtgatgtggaagagagataaattaattaaatattgaagagattggatggttgggtggttggagTGGTTGCTGATAATGGTAGTCTAACATAATCTGCCGTCAAACAGTATTATTTGacgtaataattttaaaatttaaacttttttttataatccgTCGAAAATTTCACTTTATGgtgtaatattaatttatgttttgaaaaagaaaaattaactCTGTTTTCAAAGTAAATCATATATGACTCATTTGGTATGTCGTATGGAATAAAGTGTGATATATTCGACTGTGATATCTTTTATTATATGTCGTATTAATATCATACTTTGTATAATATATtgaagggttaatagtgttttatgttccgaattttcagcgttttccataaaatgttccGAACTTTTATTTTCCCCTAAAAAATTCCAAACTTTCagtttttttccataaaatgtcccgctataccAAATCTAATGACGGAAAGATGATTTATCTCCATGAATGAAATATTTTAGGTACCGTTATTGTTGGAAAACCATATCAGGAACCACCATTGCTGGAAAACACTGGAAATtgggttgttttttttttttttttcatttttctgttATCAGATTTTGTATAACAGgattttttatagaaaaaagTGAAAGTTGGGGGTTTTTAggagaaaaataaaagttcggTACATTTTATGATATATTAAAATGTCTTTTAATTTGTATTACATATACCACATACGTAGTGGTATACAGAATCACTCAAATCTGTATAATATTTTT includes these proteins:
- the LOC131023378 gene encoding uncharacterized protein LOC131023378; protein product: MIILAYGTGVDLHDEYIRMSAQTIRKSVEKFVQGVVSNLGEEYLRRPIEDDLAYLLTLCSRNDINVLEQSPVFKYILEGRAPKATFVKSVNGPQTRKHQLFAQHQEAARKDVERSFGVLQARFNFIKRPCLMWDRDMMGKVMLACITMHNMIVEDERHTCLNYCDPKEFMEVRMFNSQSGDVEANDDPNFKFSTERIASLASNMRNKVQLRNMEAHNALKNDLIEHIWQKFGPEN